The following are encoded together in the Fusarium keratoplasticum isolate Fu6.1 chromosome 1, whole genome shotgun sequence genome:
- a CDS encoding Palmitoyltransferase PFA4 produces MAGFNDAPFIRGLAVPSVCTLITFLGYFSQIVFSFSTLDPGPPSRSETILFNGLLLVLWITYYRAVTVDPGRYVFKDRVIDADGQRWCNKCSAPKPPRSHHCRHCARCVPKMDHHCPWTRNCVSMTTFPHFLRFLIYTNLSLWMLAYLLWQRFAVLWEQRLMPAYLGPSLFGLISLSLITLIDFFTTVALGIMLINTVRAWIFNQTMIEGWEQERHEALIDRGVKDWWDVTGPDGEKVRFEKLEFPYDIGFFANMSQAMGTGNVLWWFWPLAGNPVIAKDGRGSGWTWEENGFNRVEGLWPPPDPDKIRRAGRGWPAANRNYAEELRQANLNPEEFKAEFQRRQDEDARRRRRQLMAELEEVDDFDMYDDEEYDRSFDGGMGWTNSDGDRLRDYGVDEEESDPEDEDEDVPLAELIRRRKVLQKDNYDD; encoded by the coding sequence ATGGCCGGCTTCAACGATGCGCCCTTCATCAGGGGCCTCGCCGTGCCCTCCGTCTGCACCCTGATAACCTTCCTCGGCTACTTTTCCCAGATCgtcttctctttctcgaCACTCGACCCTGGCCCGCCCTCGCGCTCCGAGACGATCCTGTTCaacggcctcctcctcgtcctctggATAACATACTACCGCGCCGTAACCGTCGACCCGGGCCGCTACGTCTTCAAGGATCGTGTTATCGACGCAGATGGACAGCGCTGGTGCAACAAGTGCTCGGCGCCTAAGCCGCCGAGGTCTCACCACTGTCGCCATTGTGCGAGGTGCGTGCCAAAGATGGATCATCATTGTCCGTGGACGCGTAACTGCGTGTCCATGACGACGTTTCCGCACTTCTTGCGCTTCCTCATCTACACGAACCTGTCGCTCTGGATGCTCGCATACCTCCTGTGGCAGCGCTTCGCCGTCCTTTGGGAACAGCGCCTCATGCCTGCGTATCTGGGTCCCAGCCTCTTTGGCCTTATATCGCTCTCCCTGATCACGCTTATCGACTTCTTCACCACTGTCGCGCTCGGTATCATGCTCATCAACACGGTCAGAGCTTGGATCTTCAACCAGACCATGATCGAGGGCTGGGAACAGGAGCGTCATGAGGCCCTCATCGACAGGGGCGTCAAGGACTGGTGGGACGTTACGGGGCCCGACGGTGAAAAGGTGCGGTTCGAGAAGCTCGAATTCCCATATGACATTGGCTTCTTTGCAAACATGTCCCAGGCCATGGGCACCGGCAATGTCCTCTGGTGGTTCTGGCCCCTCGCGGGGAACCCGGTCATTGCAAAGGACGGCCGCGGGTCTGGCTGGACATGGGAGGAGAACGGCTTCAACCGCGTCGAGGGTCTCTGGCCGCCGCCTGACCCGGATAAGATTCGCCGAGCAGGGCGGGGTTGGCCGGCCGCGAACCGCAACTACGCCGAGGAGCTCCGCCAGGCGAATCTGAACCCGGAGGAGTTCAAGGCCGAGTTTCAGCGACGACAGGATGAGGATGCGAGGAGACGCAGGAGGCAGCTCATGGCCGAGCTGGAAGAGGtggacgactttgacatgtacgacgatgaagagtATGACCGCAGCTTCGACGGGGGCATGGGCTGGACAAACTCAGACGGAGACCGTTTACGAGACTATGgggttgatgaggaagagtCAGACcctgaggacgaggacgaagatgTCCCGCTCGCAGAGCTCATACGAAGAAGAAAAGTTCTACAAAAGGACAACTACGACGATTAA
- a CDS encoding Myosin-1, with amino-acid sequence MGISRRPKNKDARAGAAAGASGSAKPKKATFETTKKKEIGVSDLTLLSKVSNEAINENLKKRFEGAEIYTYIGHVLVSVNPFRDLGIYTDQVLDTYKGKNRLEMPPHVFAIAESAYYNMKAYSDNQCVIISGESGAGKTEAAKRIMQYIASVSGGESGDIKQIKDMVLATNPLLESFGNAKTLRNNNSSRFGKYLQIYFNAQGEPVGADITNYLLEKTRVVGQITNERNFHIFYQFTKGASQQYRETFGIQKPETYVYTSRSKCFDVDGIDDLAEFQDTLNAMKIIGLSQPEQDEIFRMLAAILWIGNIQFQEDQSGYAEVIDRSVVDFAAYLMEVTPEQLINAITIRILTPRNGEVIESPANPAQALATRDALAKAIYSNLFDWIVERINKSLKARQPTSNTIGILDIYGFEIFEKNSFEQLCINYVNEKLQQIFIQLTLKAEQDEYAKEQIQWTPIKYFDNKVVCDLIEQIRPPGIFSAMKDATKTAHADPAACDRTFMQSINGMSHAHLTPRQGNFIIKHYAGDVTYTVDGITDKNKDQLLKGLLNLFQHSGNQFVHTLFPRPVDQDNRKQPPSAGDRIRTSANALVDTLMKCQPSYIRTIKPNENKSPTEYNGPNVLHQIKYLGLQENVRIRRAGFAYRQAFDKFVDRFFLLSPATSYAGEYTWDGTTEAAVKQILKDTSIPKEEWQMGVTKAFIKAPETLFALEHMRDRYWHNMATRIQRMWRAYLAYRAESATRIQRFWRKKRTGAEYLQLRDQGHRVLGGRKERRRMSLLGSRRFLGDYLGINATNGPGAQIRNAAGIGSNEKTIFSCRAEILEAKFGRSSKPSPRIIVVTNSKFYIIAQALVNGQPHISAEKSVPLGAIRFIGASTARDDWFSLGIGSPQEPDPLMNCVFKTELFTQMQRVMPGGFNLKISDTIEYAKKPGKMQQVKVLKDSQLPVDYYKSGGIHTQPGEPPNSVSKPTPKGKPVPPRPITRGKLIKPGGPNGRPSRLTGNRTAKPRPGAGSRPTPQPPAAVTAAAAIPAAASQGPVTVPHRPVSTQNAHAAVANSISNHTRNASGAGRAPPPPPPPAAPARPASPPKILAKVLYDFAAQRENELSIHANEIVEIVQKENNGKSNGWWLAKNQQTEQQAWVPAAYVQEQAPPAPRAPPAPPRAKPTPPQPPAKRPAANRKPAELQQRDSGMSLNTLNGSTGSRSSTPTPSLGGSLADALLARKNAMQREKEDDDDW; translated from the exons ATG GGAATATCAAGACGTCCCAAGAATAAGGACGCCCGCGCCGGGGCCGCGGCTGGCGCAAGCGGCAGCgcaaagcccaagaaggccaccttcgagaccaccaagaagaaggagatcgGTGTCTCCGATCTGACCCTGCTGAGTAAAGTGTCcaacgaggccatcaacgaAAACCTGAAGAAGCGATTCGAGGGCGCCGAGATTTATACCTATATCGGCCATGTGTTGGTCTCGGTCAACCCCTTCCGGGACCTGGGCATCTATACCGACCAGGTCCTCGACACCTACAAGGGCAAGAACCGACTCGAGATGCCGCCGCACGTCTTCGCCATCGCCGAATCCGCATACTACAACATGAAGGCCTACAGTGATAACCAGTGCGTCATCATCTCGGGAGAGTCGGGCGCTGGCAAGACCGAGGCCGCCAAGCGCATCATGCAGTACATCGCCAGCGTGTCTGGTGGAGAGTCGGGAGACATCAAGCAGATCAAGGACATGGTGCTGGCAACCAACCCCCTGCTCGAGTCGTTTGGAAACGCAAAGACACTGCGAAACAACAACTCGTCGCGATTCGGCAAATACTTACAAATCTACTTTAACGCTCAGGGCGAACCCGTGGGCGCCGACATCACAAACTACCTCCTGGAGAAGACGCGAGTGGTGGGCCAGATCACAAACGAGCGCAACTTCCACATCTTTTACCAATTCACAAAGGGCGCTTCGCAGCAGTACCGAGAGACCTTTGGCATCCAGAAACCCGAGACGTACGTCTACACGAGCCGGTCAAAATGCTTCGACGTTGACGGCATCGACGATCTCGCCGAATTCCAAGACACGCTCAACGCCATGAAGATTATTGGCCTCAGCCAACCCGAGCAAGACGAGATCTTCCGCATGCTTGCGGCCATTCTATGGATCGGAAACATCCAGTTCCAGGAGGATCAGAGTGGTTATGCCGAGGTGATTGATAGGTCCGTAGTGGATTTCGCCGCCTACCTCATGGAGGTCACCCCCgagcagctcatcaacgccatcacgATCCGAATTCTGACTCCTCGAAACGGCGAGGTTATCGAATCGCCTGCGAACCCGGCCCAGGCACTGGCTACAAGAGATGcgctggccaaggccatctaCAGTAACCTGTTCGACTGGATTGTCGAGCGCATCAACAAGTCCCTCAAGGCCCGACAACCAACTAGCAACACGATTGGTATCCTGGATATTTACGGCTTCGAGATTTTCGAAAAGAACAGTTTCGAACAGCTTTGCATCAACTACGTCAACGAGAAGTTGCAGCAGATCTTTATCCAGCTCACTCTCAAGGCCGAGCAAGACGAGTACGCGAAGGAGCAGATTCAATGGACGCCAATCAAGTACTTTGACAACAAGGTTGTGTGTGACCTGATCGAGCAGATCCGACCACCGGGCATCTTCTCTGCCATGAAGGATGCCACCAAGACTGCGCACGCTGACCCTGCGGCTTGCGATCGAACCTTTATGCAGAGCATCAACGGCATGTCGCACGCCCATCTTACCCCCCGCCAAGGAAACTTTATCATCAAGCACTACGCTGGTGATGTCACCTATACTGTGGATGGTATTACAGATAAGAACAAGGATCAGCTTCTCAAGGGTCTGCTCAACCTGTTCCAGCACAGCGGAAACCAATTCGTCCATACCCTGTTCCCTCGCCCGGTTGATCAAGATAACCGAAAGCAGCCTCCCTCGGCTGGTGACCGTATCCGAACGTCTGCGAATGCCCTGGTCGATACTTTGATGAAGTGCCAGCCTTCATATATCCGAACCATCAAGCCAAACGAGAACAAGTCGCCCACTGAGTACAACGGTCCCAATGTTCTTCATCAAATCAAGTATCTCGGTCTTCAGGAGAACGTTCGCATTCGTCGAGCTGGTTTCGCTTACCGTCAGGCATTCGACAAGTTTGTTGATCGATTCTTCCTCTTGTCGCCCGCTACTTCGTATGCTGGTGAATACACTTGGGACGGTACCACCGAGGCCGCTGTCAAGCAGATTCTCAAGGATACTAGCATCCCCAAGGAAGAGTGGCAGATGGGAGTCACCAAGGCATTCATCAAGGCCCCTGAGACTCTCTTCGCCCTTGAGCACATGAGAGATAGATACTGGCACAACATGGCCACCCGAATCCAGCGCATGTGGAGAGCCTACCTTGCCTACCGAGCCGAATCCGCCACTCGAATCCAGAGATtctggaggaagaagcgaaCTGGAGCCGAGTACTTGCAACTTCGAGACCAGGGCCACCGGGTTCTCGGAGGACGCAAGGAGAGACGTCGTATGAGTCTTTTGGGTTCCCGAAGATTCCTCGGCGACTATCTGGGCATCAATGCTACCAATGGCCCTGGAGCGCAGATCCGCAATGCTGCTGGCATTGGCTCAAACGAAAAGACCATCTTCTCTTGCCGAGCTGAGATCTTGGAAGCCAAGTTTGGTCGTTCTAGCAAGCCTAGCCCGCGTATCATTGTTGTTACAAACAGCAAGTTCTATATCATTGCCCAAGCCCTCGTCAATGGTCAGCCCCATATCTCGGCTGAAAAGTCCGTACCTCTGGGCGCGATCAGGTTCATTGGCGCCTCGACGGCTCGCGACGACTGGTTCTCCCTCGGCATTGGCTCTCCACAGGAACCGGATCCTCTGATGAACTGTGTGTTCAAGACTGAACTGTTTACTCAGATGCAGCGGGTAATGCCTGGAGGTTTCAACCTGAAGATCAGTGACACAATCGAATacgccaagaagccaggcAAGATGCAGCAGGTCAAGGTTCTCAAGGATTCCCAGCTTCCAGTCGACTATTACAAGAGTGGTGGCATCCACACACAACCTGGTGAGCCACCAAACTCGGTCTCGAAGCCCACTCCCAAGGGCAAGCCAGTACCCCCTCGACCTATCACTCGAGGCAAGTTGATCAAGCCCGGAGGTCCCAACGGTCGACCATCTCGACTTACTGGCAACCGAACGGCCAAGCCTCGACCTGGTGCGGGCTCACGACCTACTCCTCAACCGCCAGCTGCCGTcactgctgctgccgccatcCCCGCTGCCGCTTCCCAAGGTCCCGTCACTGTCCCCCATCGTCCTGTGTCGACACAAAACGCGCACGCTGCGGTTGCAAACTCCATCTCAAACCACACTCGCAATGCCAGCGGTGCTGGACgtgcaccaccacctcctccccccccTGCTGCCCCTGCACGGCCAGCAAGTCCCCCCAAGATCCTGGCCAAGGTTCTGTACGACTTTGCGGCCCAGCGGGAGAACGAACTCTCGATCCACGCCAATGAGATCGTCGAGATTGTCCAGAAGGAGAACAATGGTAAGTCAAATG GTTGGTGGCTAGCCAAGAATCAACAGACGGAGCAGCAGGCCTGGGTTCCTGCCGCCTATGTTCAGGAGCAagctcctccggctccgcGTGCGCCGCCGGCCCCACCACGGGCCAAGCCGACGCCTCCGCAGCCCCCGGCCAAACGGCCTGCGGCTAACCGCAAGCCTGCCGAGCTGCAGCAGCGCGACTCGGGCATGAGCCTCAACACGCTGAACGGTAGTACCGGAAGTCGTAGCAGCACTCCTACACCCAGCTTGGGAGGCAGCCTGGCGGATGCTCTCCTGGCTCGCAAGAACGCCATGCagcgggagaaggaggatgatgatgactggTAG
- a CDS encoding Peptidylprolyl isomerase — protein sequence MKAALILSVLASAAVGVVAEELKIDVTLPVVCERKTKNGDKIHMHYRGTLAADGSQFDASYDRGTPLVFKLGSGQVIKGWDQGLLDMCIGEKRTLTIPPEFGYGQRAIGPIPAGSTLIFETELVGIDGVPKPEKIETKVVEKVESATESAEEAAESATEKVAEKVASVVAEAADAAKTILADTDDAPVHEEL from the exons ATGAAGGCCGCCCTGATCCTGTCTGTCCTGGCCTCTGCCGCCGTTGGCGTTGTcgccgaggagctcaagattGACGTGACGCTGCCCGTCGTCTGCGAGcgcaagaccaagaacggTGACAAGATCCATATGCACTACCGTGGCaccctcgccgccgacgGATCACAGTTCGATGCCA GCTACGACCGGGGCACTCCCCTCGTCTTCAAGCTTGGTAGCGGCCAGGTTATCAAGGG ATGGGATCAGGGTCTCTTGGACATGTGCATCGGCGAGAAGAG GACTCTGACCATTCCCCCCGAGTTCGGTTATGGCCAGCGAGCCATTGGCCCTATTCCCGCCGGCTCGACCCTGA TCTTCGAGACGGAGCTCGTCGGCATCGATGGCGTCCCCAAGCCCGAGAAGATCGAGACCAAGGTTGTCGAGAAGGTCGAGTCTGCCACCGAGAGCGCTGAGGAGGCAGCCGAGTCTGCTACCGAGAAGGTTGCCGAGAAGGTCGCCAGCGTCGTCGCTGAGGCTGCCGACGCCGCCAAGACCATCCTCGCGGATACTGATGACGCCCCCGTTCACGAGGAGCTGTAA
- a CDS encoding Potassium transport protein, protein MLSSIKTRWEELLEEHPRLETVSRFIPPINYITIHYAYFIFGSLFFSVIFWGSSEPSRSIRYIDALFLVVSSFCDVGLNTVNLSEITTWQQVLLYLLFILGSALWVSFWTVMARKHAFEKRFEDIVMAEREMRKRRAAAKPTPALKRFFTFDKFKSSPPATTTLPGLGTRQRTMMEKGDPDELMATTLPMRRARSAPEESISSDSEDNDSNTSTVAAHPTLSPGANDHITFASSMAHPNGRRGSVSIYQHNDDNNGGLPGARRPSTAESAKSDESEDFLLHWKKILGAHNTSKRGQFYDLSSDEREALGGCEYRALKVLAVAVPLYGFLWQFLSALALGAWINNYRPEAAAVNAVNPWWCGIFLSSSAFNNAGMSLLDANMSAFQDAYFVQIVVGVLILAGNTAYPLLLRLSLWCCLQVLKLTTPETAHGPWKETIEFILKYPRRVYTTLFPSRATWWLFAVIATINTIDWVAFEVLNIGNPVVEDMPVSDRVIAGWFQAVAVRAAGFAVVSIAKLYPAVQLLYMIMMYVSVYPVSITMRHSNVYEERSLGIYEDDPQMLEEENGNNLPTIAEEPEKTPLRRRVTAAVHKTAHKTVKRSMTFHGVGVRAPPKGPDDNSRISFIGQQIRGQLAHDMWWLILPVIIIMIIETDNFLDKPLEYSVFNILFEVVSAYGCVGLSMGVANNSYSLAGGMHTGSKLILCMVIIRGRHRGLPVALDKAVRLPGEKLHKEEEEDSRIRRTKTMDRIASRESRAI, encoded by the exons ATGCTTTCCTCCATCAAGACTCGATGGGAGGAGCTCCTGGAGGAACATCCAAGACTCGAGACCGTCAGCCGTTTTATCCCACCCATCAATTACATCACCATCCACTACGCCTACTTCATCTTCggctctctcttcttttctgtCATCTTCTGGGGGTCTAGCGAGCCAAGTCGCAGCATCCGCTACATCGATGCTTTGTTCCTCGTTGTGTCGTCCTTCTGCGACGTCGGCCTCAACACTGTTAATCTTAGCGAAATCACAACATGGCAGCAGGTTCTGCTATACCTTTTATTCATCCTCGGCAGTGCGCTTTGGGTCTCATTCTGGACAGTCATGGCACGAAAGCATGCCTTCGAGAAGCGATTCGAGGATATCGTCATGGCAGAGCGAGAAATGCGAAAGCGTCGTGCCGCTGCCAAACCAACCCCGGCACTTAAGAGATTCTTTACCTTTGACAAATTCAAGTCGTCTCCCCCAGCCACGACGACCCTCCCTGGCTTGGGCACCCGCCAGCGTACCATGATGGAAAAGGGTGACCCCGACGAATTGATGGCTACAACTCTTCCCATGCGCCGCGCAAGGTCTGCGCCCGAGGAGTCTATTTCTTCTGACTCGGAGGACAACGATAGTAATACGAGCACGGTAGCAGCCCATCCGACTCTTTCTCCTGGCGCCAACGATCACATCACGTTCGCTAGTAGCATGGCGCATCCCAATGGTCGCAGAGGAAGTGTCTCCATTTACCAACATAACGACGACAACAATGGGGGTTTGCCAGGGGCACGACGGCCCTCGACGGCGGAGTCGGCCAAAAGCGATGAATCCGAAGATTTCCTCTTGCACTGGAAAAAGATCCTGGGCGCACACAACACTAGCAAGAGAGGACAGTTTTACGACTTGAGTTCCGATGAGCGTGAAGCTCTGGGTGGTTGTGAATACAGAGCGCTCAAGGTGCTCGCGGTCGCCGTTCCTCTGTACGGCTTTCTCTGGCAGTTCCTCTCCGCCCTTGCATTGGGTGCCTGGATCAACAATTATAGACCTGAGGCGGCGGCAGTCAATGCCGTGAACCCCTGGTGGTGCGGCATCTTCCTGTCATCCTCAGCCTTCAACAACGCTGGCATGTCTCTTCTCGATGCCAATATGTCAGCCTTTCAAGACGCCTACTTTGTTCAGATTGTTGTTGGCGTCCTCATCCTGGCAGGAAACACAGCTTACCCCCTTCTTTTGCGACTCTCTCTCTGGTGTTGTCTCCAGGTACTCAAACTGACGACTCCGGAAACCGCGCATGGCCCCTGGAAAGAGACCATCGAGTTTATCCTCAAGTACCCCCGACGTGTCTACACCACCCTTTTCCCTTCTCGTGCAACATGGTGGCTTTTTGCtgtcatcgccaccatcaacaccatcgactgGGTCGCATTCGAAGTGCTCAACATTGGTAACCCTGTCGTTGAGGACATGCCTGTATCTGATCGAGTCATTGCTGGATGGTTCCAGGCAGTTG CTGTGCGTGCCGCTGGCTTCGCTGTTGTTTCGATAGCTAAGCTGTATCCTGCTGTTCAGCTGTTGTACATGATTATGATGTATGTTTCAGTCTATCCTgtctccatcaccatgagACACTCGAATGTGTATGAGGAGCGATCTCTCGGTATCTACGAGGACGATCCGCAGATGctagaggaagagaatgGCAATAATCTCCCCACGATTGCGGAGGAACCTGAGAAGACACCCTTGCGACGCAGAGTCACGGCCGCGGTTCATAAAACCGCTCACAAAACCGTCAAGAGATCAATGACATTTCACGGTGTGGGTGTGCGCGCTCCGCCCAAAGGACCCGACGACAACTCTCGCATCTCCTTCATTGGCCAGCAGATTCGCGGCCAGCTTGCCCACGACATGTGGTGGCTTATCCTTCCTGTCATTATCATCATGATCATTGAGACGGATAACTTCCTCGACAAGCCTCTTGAATACAGTGTTTTTAACATTCTGTTCGAGGTGGTGTCGGCATACGGCTGCGTTGGTCTTTCCATGGGCGTTGCCAACAACAGCTACAGCTTGGCGGGAGGTATGCACACGGGCAGCAAGCTCATCCTGTGCATGGTGATCATCAGAGGGCGTCACCGAGGTCTGCCTGTCGCCTTGGATAAAGCTGTCAGGCTGCCGGGCGAGAAGTTGcacaaggaagaggaagaggactcACGGATCAGGAGAACGAAAACGATGGACAGGATCGCCAGTCGCGAGTCCAGGGCCATATAA
- a CDS encoding DNA polymerase kappa, which produces MTSLDQPEEKPPSPSTEETPELPGETEDVKEEVTENPDEDTLKTLKYSLLGPSLLKAGQDKVDQTKVSEIIYNASKGSKFFNREEVRDKVLTRKIEQIIARKAELEKKDLTRDLRNADRLIAELELSRDLTQHIVHVDCDAFYAAVEQLDRPELKDLPFAVGGGVLTTCNYIARKFGCRSGMAGFVAKKLCPSLILLKPNFEKYNAKAQEVREVLVNYDPRFESASIDEAYLNITEYCQEHQMDPAEAVEQMRSEVHQRTNITVSAGIAANAKLAKICSNMNKPNGQYVLPGDRPTIMAFMRDLPTRKVNGVGRVLERELLEIGIKTCGDLYAQRQFLNPLFGDKTSEFLFKCYLGLGRTKIQPAEEYERKSVGTESTFRDMSDPTQLRDKLRWTAEELEKDMKRAECKGRTLCLKVKLHTFEVLTRQVVLPRAIWLADDLYNYALPILSKLEQDMPGMKLRLMGLRCTHLVSTKKPDTMAFFGFRPRRNDSEDRQSEGNLKRKASDDDGEWEQWPEADLQIDDADGLLEGSSSNQDSPGDSPYRRHGKEIAPNPVKEQAAEEWWDCPICSRPQAADERQFNEHIDLCLSRQTIRDAVQEDGPSIKRDTTPEPKKPRIADKKRGRPRTVDPKQKQLFFG; this is translated from the exons ATGACCTCATTAGACCAGCCGGAGGAGAAACCTCCGTCACCATCTACAGAGGAGACACCAGAGCTTCCTGGTGAGACTGAAGATGTCAAAGAAGAGGTCACCGAAAACCCCGATGAGGATACTCTCAAGACTCTCAAATACTCCCTACTCGGTCCTTCGCTCCTAAAAGCAGGTCAGGACAAGGTTGATCAGACCAAG GTCTCTGAGATCATCTACAATGCCTCCAAAGGATCCAAGTTCTTTAACCGCGAAGAAGTCCGTGACAAAGTCCTCACCCGGAAGATCGAGCAAATCATCGCCCGCAAGGCCGAGCTCGAAAAGAAGGACCTCACCCGCGATCTACGCAACGCTGACCGTCTCATcgccgagctcgagcttTCCCGTGACTTGACGCAACACATCGTTCATGTGGACTGCGATGCCTTTTATGCAGCCGTGGAGCAGTTGGATCGACCCGAATTGAAGGACCTACCATTTGCTGTCGGCGGTGGCGTATTGACAACTTGCAATTACATTGCCCGCAAGTTTGGCTGTCGATCAGGCATGGCGGGGTTCGTGGCCAAGAAGTTGTGCCCAAGTCTAATCCTTCTGAAGCCAAATTTCGAAAAGTATAATGCAAAAGCACAGGAAGTCCGGGAGGTCCTCGTAAACTACGATCCACGTTTCGAAAGTGCCAGTATCGACGAGGCATATCTCAACATTACAGAGTACTGTCAAGAACACCAGATGGACCCAGCAGAAGCTGTCGAACAGATGAGAAGCGAAGTCCACCAAAGAACCAACATTACCGTTTCTGCTGGCATAGCCGCCAACGCAAAACTTGCCAAGATTTGCTCCAACATGAACAAGCCCAACGGTCAATACGTATTACCAGGTGATCGGCCTACCATCATGGCCTTTATGCGCGATCTCCCTACACGAAAGGTCAATGGTGTCGGCCGTGTTCTTGAACGAGAACTCCTCGAAATCGGTATCAAGACATGTGGCGATCTTTACGCTCAGAGACAATTTCTCAACCCTCTCTTCGGCGACAAAACCTCAGAGTTCCTGTTCAAGTGCTATCTCGGTCTGGGACGCACCAAGATTCAACCAGCTGAAGAGTATGAGCGCAAGAGTGTCGGCACAGAAAGCACATTTCGTGACATGTCCGATCCAACCCAGCTACGAGACAAGCTACGGTGGACAGCCGAGGAACTTGAAAAGGACATGAAGCGTGCCGAGTGCAAGGGTCGCACCCTCTGCCTTAAGGTCAAGCTTCACACTTTCGAGGTCTTGACCCGTCAGGTTGTCCTGCCGCGCGCTATCTGGCTCGCAGACGACCTGTACAACTATGCCCTTCCCATCCTCTCCAAATTGGAGCAGGACATGCCGGGTATGAAGCTACGGCTGATGGGCTTACGATGCACACACCTCGTCAGCACCAAGAAGCCTGATACCATGGCCTTTTTCGGTTTCCGGCCGCGCAGAAACGACTCGGAAGACCGCCAGTCCGAGGGAAACCTCAAGAGAAAGGCcagcgacgatgatggagaatGGGAACAGTGGCCAGAGGCCGACTTGCAAATCGACGATGCAGACGGCCTCTTGGAAGGCTCGTCAAGCAACCAGGACAGCCCCGGAGACTCACCATATCGAAGGCACGGCAAGGAGATTGCCCCCAACCCTGTAAAGGAGCAAGCCGCCGAGGAATGGTGGGACTGTCCCATATGCAGTAGGCCACAGGCTGCCGATGAAAGGCAGTTCAACGAGCACATAGACCTCTGTCTATCTCGGCAGACAATACGTGACGCCGTGCAGGAAGATGGCCCTTCCATAAAGAGGGACACGACGCCggagcccaagaagccgcGCATAGCAGACAAGAAGAGAGGGCGACCACGAACAGTCGATCCCAAACAGAAACAGCTGTTCTTTGGatag
- a CDS encoding Minor allergen Alt a 7 — MAPKIAIVYYSMYGHIKQLAEAEKAGIEKAGGSADIYQIPETLPEEVLAKMHAPPKPADVPVLEDPSKLEEYDAFLLGIPTRYGNFPAQWKAFWDKTGKQWASGGFWGKMAGIFVSTASLGGGQETTAQNAISTLTHHGIIYVPFGYAKAFGLLTDLTEVRGGSAWGAGTFAGADGSRQPSAKEIELAEIQGHSQAKAAPVSDSTKPAEAQKETPKKEGNGIKEQKELKEGPCGLPAKCTVQ; from the exons ATGGCTCCCAAGATCGCTATCGTCTAC TACTCCATGTACGGCCACATCAAGCAGctggccgaggctgagaaggccggTATCGAGAAGGCCGGCGGCTCTGCCGACATCTACCAGATCCCCGAGACCCTCCCCGAGGAGGTCCTCGCCAAGATGCACGCTCCCCCCAAGCCCGCCGACGTGCCCGTCCTCGAGGACCCctccaagctcgaggagTACGAcgccttcctcctcggcatccccaCCCGCTACGGCAACTTCCCCGCCCAGTGGAAGGCCTTCTGGGACAAGACCGGCAAGCAGTGGGCTTCCGGTGGCTTCTGGGGCAAGATGGCCGGTATCTTTGTCTCTACCGCCTCCCTCGGCGGTGGCCAGGAGACCACTGCTCAGAACGCCATCTCCACCCTCACCCACCACGGCATCATCTACGTTCCCTTCGGCTACGCCAAGGCCTTCGGTCTCCTCACTGACCTCACCGAGGTCCGTGGCGGCAGCGCCTGGGGTGCCGGTACCTTCGCTGGTGCTGACGGCTCCCGCCAGCCCtctgccaaggagattgagctcGCCGAGATCCAGGGCCA CAgccaggccaaggctgcgCCTGTGAGCGATAGCACCAAGCCTGCCGAGGCTCAAAAGGAGAcacccaagaaggagggcaaTGGAATCAAGGAGCAaaaggagctcaaggagggtCCCTGTGGACTCCCCGCAAAGTGCACTGTGCAATAG